A portion of the Cryptomeria japonica chromosome 5, Sugi_1.0, whole genome shotgun sequence genome contains these proteins:
- the LOC131875929 gene encoding secreted RxLR effector protein 78-like: protein MGREIADSILLVSEVIHSMLKEKIRGMAIKLDVEKAYDRVVWQFLLCVLEKFRFPPQWIACIKFCISSVNLSLLVNGSVCGFFPATNGLRQSNPLSPSVFIIMAKVLGRLIQKKHLQGEWKGIRIHDQLNVITHSQFADDTVVFGEASFAESKCILETLD, encoded by the coding sequence ATGGGAAGGGAGATAGCTGACAGTATACTTCTAGTTTCTGAAGTTATTCACTCCATGCTTAAAGAGAAGATCAGAGGAATGGCAATTAAGCTTGATGTGGAAAAAGCTTATGACCGGGTGGTATGGCAGTTTCTTCTCTGTGTTCTTGAAAAATTCAGATTTCCTCCTCAATGGATTGCTTGCATTAAGTTTTGTATCTCTTCGGTCAATTTATCCCTTTTAGTTAATGGTAGTGTTTGTGGTTTTTTTCCTGCCACAAATGGGTTGCGTCAAAGCAACCCCCTTTCCCCTTCAGTTTTCATCATAATGGCAAAAGTTCTGGGGAGATTAATTCAGAAAAAACATTTGCAAGGGGAGTGGAAAGGCATCCGTATTCATGACCAGTTGAATGTCATCACACACtcacaatttgcagatgacactgtGGTATTCGGTGAGGCCTCTTTCGCAGAATCTAAGTGTATATTGGAAACTTTGGATTAG